The region GAGACGGGttaaggaggggggggagggggtggttaggccgaggatgagggttgggttggttgacgggttgttggatgagggggaggggagtgggagcGGGGGTTAGcgatggaggggggagagccTACCTAGCGAGTGGCTTTTGTGTAATTTTGtgtttttggtgatggggttaGGATAACAAGATCGGGATTAAACGGATGGGGGATACCCGACGACTTTTCTGTTCTTTTGGCTATGAGTAAGGTTTTGTAGGGAAGAGGCAatgggagaagaggggttGTATTGATAGATGTGTAGGGTTATTCAGCACATATTATTTTTGAGAGAGGTATGGCCAATGCAAGCCTTCCCTGAGCTTTgcacatcatcaaccacattAACGATTATATCCTCAAGCAGCACGACAACCGCAACCAGCCAACTCCCAAACAAAAAACCCCCGCAAGACGTATCCAaacctacaccaccaccgcccttaCTCTTCTGCTTTTTTCCCGCCACCGTCGTCGTTACTACCCATCTTGATGCAGTTGATATTTCGCTCGGGATGTTCACGATCATACAACACATAAGTGGGATACCTAACCCAAGGGGTTATGCGCCGTGACCCCTGGACACATTGTCCGCTGTCAAGTCACCCCGCCAGCGTCGGGACATCGTTGGCAAGAAAGAGTGATGttgcctcccccccctcaatgTGGACTTCTTCACGGCTGCTGTTGGGAAATCGACGAATCCCCCACGAGCGAAGGTATTTCCACCTTTTACCCTCGTGCTCTGCCGCCGCGACGTGGATCTCGGATGGTTTGTATGGTTCGGCCGTCATCGTGAAGACATACCTTTTGGTCTTTCTTGGGGGAGCAAACTGTCAGATGGATATGAGAGGGGAAAGAATAGTGAGGTGCCTTGGATTAGTACCTAAGTTCACGCGAGAGCTCCAGCTTTGAAGAAAAAGATAGGAAGAAAACCTTTACAGAGCCCCCTGCTTATTTACCCGAtgcccccacccccaaaaaaagccaaagtcTAAAAGAGGTGGCTCACGCGAGTATCTCTTTTGATTATCAAGCGTGGAAGGACATTTAATAGGCTCTAACAGATAATTAAAGCGCTTAAAAAATAACTTAAGAGCCTCGAAAGATAGTTAAAGACTTTACAAGATAGTTAAAAGGCCTTGAAAACAATTCAAAGGACTCTAAAGATAGTTTAAAGGCTTGTTGATTTTCTTGCAAGGCCTTTTATTGCATTGTTTAAAGGGCGAGTAAAtaggtggagagggagcgcTGGTAAGATAAATAGGGGGCTCCGTAAGAGTTCTCTCAAAGTTAAGCCCATTTCAGTTTAGGAAGACGTAAGAACAAAGTTTTCGCACCAATGGCTAGCCATACACAGCAGCTATGGACAGTCGTCATGGGTTATGGACAGTTGCCGGACACCTGTGATGATCTTGGATGTGATCGCCAGAGATCAGAACGGCTTCATTGTAACCAGGCTTGGGATGCCCATGCAACAACACAAGACTTTATATTTGCCAATATGGGCACCTGACTGTTCGAAAAGACAAAGTTTCAACAATTTGCGCACGTGCAGGTAAACCGCATTATATGTCAAGAGAGACATGTTGGGCCCACCGACAAAGATTGGTTTCATGTATTTTATTTATCACCCACGACACGAcgtttaaagaaaaaaacacatTCTGGCAAACTCAACGTATCCTACTCACCAGGAAGCTCATCCATCTTCTTAGAAATCACAGCCCCAAGCCAAATCCTCAGGTATGCCACAAGGGATCATCCCTGTGGTCCATCATTACCCTGTGAAGTCGAGTGACCTTGAGGCAGTTGGGCCTCCGCAGCCAGCTCCGTAGTGCTGGGGCGGTGCCGCCATGGGATATCCCAGTTGCTGATTCTGTTGCTGTAGAGGACCTGGCGCAACTCCGGTAATCACGGGGAAAGCTGCTGcatggggttgttgaggttgagggttgTAAAACCCTCCCCCTTGCTGGCCAAAGTGTTGGAAACCGGCGTGCATGAAAGGCGCCGCCGACCCAGCCGGTGTGTTTACGTTGGGTACCGTTCCCATCTGCCCAAACATGACATGCCCAGGTCCTTCTGCCGGCCTGCGGTTGTCTGAGTGGTTATGCTGTGATTGCAGGTGTATCGTCTCATCGGTGCGATATTCATCGATACGGTAGCCCCATCTCTCGGCCTTTGCCGAGTCGGTCTCTGACTGGATGCTCCAGCGGTAGTGGTTGAACTCGTGGGACACCGCGGACACCCGCTCAAAATGCTCCCTCTCGAGTTTGATCCTGCCGCCACTGGAACGGTATCCCGCCAGCGCAACAGCGCTTCGGAACGCATTGCGGATTCGGCGACCGTTCCAAACCGGGCCGATCTTGGAGTCCTTCGCGTTCTGCTTGTCGGAATAGCTAAGAATATGTCAGCCTCGTCGAGAAGCAGAACACAGTTCCATAGCTGGGCCAGCTGTTCTAGTCTCTTCTCGGCTTCACGTGGAGAAGTACCGAGATCGCCTATACATCTGTTAGCTCTCTCCTGGCTCTGCTCTATGAAACATGTACAACCGATACTGACCACAGGTAATGGGGAGCAAAGGGCGATCGTCTGCTTCTACAGCGCATTCTGATTCATGTTGGCAATCCCCAAATCGGGATGGTGGTTAGTAGATGTAAAGAGGGATGCCACTTACGAGCTGTTGATGCTTTTCCAACACCAGGCACCCCGTGTAGGAGAATGGTGACCCCCTCTCCTACGACCTCTTGATTACTTTTCATACCACGAGCAAAATTGGCGAGGCGTGACACTTACCCTTGTCCCTTACAAGATCAAAATGCAGGCTGCGTGGTCCCTCGTGATCGGAATGCGACTCAATCAGAGACTGCACCAAACGTTTATGCCCATCGGGAAGCTGTAAATCGTCCCATGGCTCCGACCGCCTCCGCGTTTTGTTCATCATCTCCTCTCCGGCGTTGTCTTTGCCCATTTTGAGGCAGGCTACATGGCAAATGGTTCGTCAGTGGTATTTCAGAGTAGGTACTGTATGTAAGCACActgaaaggaaaaggaaaacgTGCCTCATTTTCTCGTACCGAAGACAAATGCAAACACTCTAGCTGGTAGAATCAGAAGATCATCCCCTTCGGTTGGATAGGAACGCTCCTTATCCCATCTTTGGCACTTGGCCCATTCTTCCTGGATCACCTGGTATTTCCTGCAGTGCCCACTCACAGTCGACCATAACCTCGCTACCAATCCACTCAGCATAATGCGTAGCGTTCTCAGGCACGTCGGCATCCTTTTCATGGAGCTTGTCCCCGTTGGGTCTCAATATCTGATTACGACCCCGGTGTTGCCATGTGGCTTGGCCGGGTACAATTGACAAAGATCTGCCCCCGCTCCACCAGACTTTGATCGGTCGGTTATGTGTTCCTTCTCGGCTGATATTTATTTGCCAAAAGTGTAGGGCTCTAGCATCTCCTTGGACTTCAAGGCTTCAGCAAGACGTTGCGCCGATCAGAGTGCTATCGAGGCGTTCGAAACCACGTCCTGGGACGGTCTCGGACAGCGAGGTCGCAAAGGCAATGGGGGCATTTCAAGCCCACCAGGACCGAAGGCGCAGTTGGCGAAACCCTTTTGAAGGCTGCCGATAAACTCGGTGGTATTGCCGCCCGCCGTATCGAATTCCTTGTCGGACTAGTGCCGAACGACAACTGTATTGGTGGGTGTTCTCGCGGGTGGCCTAAGACTGCTTTGTAATGTAAGGAACTATCTGTTCCTTGATGTCCAGAGTTCCTGCTTACGGCCAATGGCTGGACAGCGACTCGCAAGAAGGCGATCCGCATAAAGATACTGGAAATTCTAGACAGCTTGGGCAACACTGTCTCACATAGCAAGGCACAGATTAGACTGTATCGTGGCGATCCAGATCCAAGACACAAGGCAGAGGATCTTCACATGGCCGTTCTGGAATTCATTCGCCATGCCGTTTCCTACTTCGATCAGCCAAGTGCTTGTAAgtctctccttcttcactAAAACCCTACAGGACCTAAAGCCAAGACCAAAAAACTGACACCCCAGTAGTTGAATCTCTCAAGGCGTTCTTTCAGCAGAGTGAGTACGAATCGAAGCACAATGATGCCCTCGACAGAGTTAAGAAGGCTTCGGGAGCATTCGAGAACAGTATATCAATCTGCTCCCAAACCCGCGTGGAGAAAATCTACAAAAACAGCGAAACTCAAAATTGGCCAACGATTTCCTTATATTTTACCCTTGCAGGTGTTGCCAAGGATTTTACTGGCGAGTTTACCTCGACGTTGCAAGCATGACATGCATAGCGTACGGCtaacctcgtcctccctaCAGCCCACAGGTCAGAATCAGTTCGGTATTCTCATGATCGAAGATGCATTCGTGACCTTGCTCAAGTCTCTCGAGTCGCAAGTTCTCATTCTCCACGACGAGCTGGCATTTGAGTGCAATTCTTCGCTCTCTACTCTCAGCTACCTCTGCGCCTTGATCGCCGAGATGATGTCCTCGCCCGGTGTGTTCCCGCTCAGCTTTTTCTGCGGTCTTCACTGCCGAGAGGTCGATGCTCTTCAAGCTGGCTATGGCATCATGCGCAGTCTAGCGCTGGATCTTCTGCGACTGTTCGGAAATGCCAACAGTGCCACAACTGGTGACCCGAATATGACTGCCCAAGGGCTCATGATGAACCATCTTCCTACGATCTTTTCTATTTTCAGCAGGCTCCTCCTACAGAATATACCCGCTGGAGCTGTCTATATCATGGTGGATGGCGCATGATGGCTGGGTTTTGAATACCTGAAAGAAGAGATAATCACATTGCCTTACACCTTCCCAATATCACAGGGACCTCGGTGACCACTTGTTCAATAACAttcaaaaacaacaaagtTGGAAAGCATCCACAAGGTAGCATTGATGACAACCCACACATGCGTGGAGATAAAAAGAGAGGACTGACCAAACGTTCCAAAACCCCACAAAATGGAAGCCAAGGTAAAAAGCTTATCCGTACAGCGACAGGGGTGACACCCTTGCCATATCCCAATTTGGAAACCCAGGCGTTCAAGCGAGGAGCTGACAGGCGATCCATCGTTGGCCGAAGCTAAAAGCGCTATTGAAGAGAACTCCATCAGAATCTTGATCTAGACCACCCAGAACCAGGTTGTCGGGGTCATCGCGCATATGCAAAGGATTTGAAGTAAGATTGCGCTCAAGGGATCAGTGGCAATGGAAGCCTTAAAACATTGCGTCTCTTTGCTGTTcttttgttcttcttcttgatcttcagCTTTTCTCAAAGCCGTCCATTCGTTCTTTTGATCATATCATTCCAAGCCACTCATTCAACATGCTGTCCAAGACCGGAAGTggcgtcctcctcctgcaaGCCGCATCCCTTCTCTCGGGCGCGGCAGCCCGTTGCCTCCGGACCTGCCCGGCCGATGACCCgcttctcaatctcctccgtTCCGAGTCGGCCTCCTCCGACTTCTGCCGTGACTTCCTCGGTCTTCCTGTTTCTACGCTCGAAACAACCGTCACCCCAACCGTCGTAGCCACCGTGACCGAAACCAGCTACGTCACCGAGGTCGTCACCCAAGTCGACACGACCATCACCGTCACCCTCCCTGCCGACGAGTCTCCCAGCAccaccgtcaccgtcacccccGCAAAGCGTGACAATGCCTACCCAACCTGGCTCCCAACCAGCTACGGCGAAAAGTACATCTCCCAAGCCTGCTCCTGCCTCAGCCTCCCCCCCGCCATCAGCACCGTAACCTCCACCGCCGATGCAGTCACCCTCACCGAcgcaaccaccatcaccgaaaCCACAACCGAAACAAtccacaccaccgccatcgccaccGAAACTGCCAAGCCCGCTCCCAAGCCAGTCAAGCGCATGATCAAAATCGAGGTTATCCGCAAAAACGCGGGCACCCCCCTAGGATGGATCTACAACAGCAACGGTCCCGCCATCACAACCAGCAACAATCAGCAGCCTACTTTATTCGAAttcaacctcctcgagaACGAGACTGTCGGGTCCCAGCTGCGGTTGAGCTCCTCGTTTGGCCCGCTTGGGTTTAACAAGGATAGCCATCCTAGTAATATCgtcgagctggaggataATTATGGTTCTCTCAAGTTTGTCGCGCCTACTGAGCCGGGGGCGGTTCCTCAGACGGTGGATGCGGGGAAGAACAAGTACGCGAGTGATATTTGGAGCGTTGATACGGAGACGAGGGAGATTACCTGGCAGTGGGTTGCTACTAATGGAGGGGGTAAGTTTTCTTCGTGCTTTAACTGTTTGTATTAGGTGTGGTTTACTGACTGGAGATGTTGATTTAGTTCCCGATATCAAGCTGTACTACGTGTCTGGCCGTCTTTAtcctgttggtgatgtggagAGGTTCATGTACGCTACTAGCAACGCTATTGGcgcgagggaggaggtcaGGTTGGTGTATACTTTGGTTGGGGAGTCTGTTTTGTAGATTTCTTTGGTTGAGGAATGAAGTTGGTTGTCTACTTTGTTTGGAGCAGCAAGTCATCGTAATTTTTTGCAATTGAATTGTCTTTTGTGATGCAGTGCCATTTAACCTAGGGCAGGGTTGAAAGGGTAGGTTGATTCTAGCTTGCTTTTACAAGCAGGTTATTTGTGCACATTTCTTTTGCATTGAACGATCTAGTCTCGTCTTTGCGAATATTTCCAACAAACGTTGTTTGAATTTATAAATTGCTCCCAGTTCTTTTTTCTATGCGCCCGGCAGAGCATCGAGTCTTCATTCAGGCATCTAAACGATGCACCAGCAACAGAGAGCTGGGGATCCATCAAACAACAGCTGGATTGCTTGTCTGGGGGATAGTTGGCCAAGGTTCCAACACACCAATCACAGTCCACCAATCCACACCAAACAaaacacccccctttttatTTCCCCAGGGGTGCTGGCTCTCTTTCTGGGATATGCGAACCAACTTTTTGTCAAAGAAAAGggagccaaaaaaaaaaaaaaaaaaacagcaaAACGCATGCAACACCGGACATTCCCCAATGGTATCGCCCACCTGGGTATTACTCCGGTGGCTGAAAGCTGTTATTCACAAGTTTGATGACCGAAGTGGACTTTTCTTTTGGCTTGTTTTGAGTTTGCTAGTGCCCGTCACCTAGCACCACAGACACATCACGGACAAAGAATAAGAGACTGCAACGAAAAATCAAAGCCTGAAAGGATAGTTTAAATGCTTCTAACTGTCATTTTTCAAGGCCATTCATCTATCTCTGCAAGGCCTCTTGGCTATCTTTTAACGCCTTTTGATACTTTTTCAAGGCCTTTTGATTCTCTTCCAAGGCTTATGGCAGTCGCCCTATTTTCCTGTCCACGGCGTGTGAATGAAAAACCCAGCCATCACGCGTGTCCACAAACGCCTCACCTCCACTTGTCATGTCAAAAACCTTGAGCTTGTTTGCCGGCGCAGGCGGGCAGTGTGCAGTTATACATTTGCTGgccccctctcccacgtTCCtccatttttctttttcctctcaACAGCAGATTCAAAAGGTATGTACCGCCCTCTTCTAAAACGTCTTTTTAGaaaacttaaaaaaaaatcaaaataaaaaaatttataaaaaaaaatatgtGTCTTCAGATATTTTGAGGTGGTTCTCCATCATGAAGAATGAAACCTCATTCTTTTCCTAGATGTTGTTTCTAACAGGAGTTGAACGGACCACCTATTATTAGGTTGACACACGGATActcttgtcatcatcattaaGCACCTTACACCAATGACAACTTCTGTTGGGATCGAGCTGCTTGATTTGAGGTTGAATGTGTCTATCAATCGTTCTGGGGCCAGGAGGGAACGGGTGGACGGTCActctgggggagggggggaacGTGGAAAGGTGCGAGCGGGAGGGAAGTCACCGATGGGCGGGGGCATGACGGCTGGCGCTTACTCACTGCAAGCAAAGAGAAACTgggggatgagaagaagTGATTTGACAGTGATGAGAACAGTAATGGGCATGCCGTTGAGACTTGTGGTGAATGATGTCAGGCTTGGACCTTGATGGAGTCCCCACGGGAGGCTTGCTGAATCTGAGTTGATCACTATCTGCTGTGGTTTGATGGCATTGTGGATTAACTGTTCAATGTGAAATACCAAGATAATCTCTTCCAAAGTTGCTTCATGCAAATCAATATCAACCTGGTGAGCCGGTAGCGTTATAGATGGCTCCTGAGTTTGGTCGAGATGGGGATTTGGGCAGGGGAAGAGACGACTCTTGAAAGATCCTATTCCCGGTATTGCAGAGGCCCTGTTGAAGGATCAGTCTAAACCTCGGACCTGCTTTTCTGATAAAAACCTGGAAAACAGTGGGTCTGCTTCGCTGGATGCGACCATACAATTACCTAACTGATAGCAGGGGCAATCAAACGGCTGAGAGAAAATGTTGATAAATAGGGGCtacacccccatcctcatgTCTCATGACAACATCGCGTCGCCTAAATACCCATCATGGTATCTACAGTCTTCTATCTCGCCTGCCTCTCAgccctccaactcccctTTTCGTCCGCCCaaaaaaccaccaccgccaccaccgtcccaATCCTAGACTGGGGTTTCGACTTCCCCGGCTCCGCCATCTCCGTGATCGGACAAACCTCCGGCTCAACAACCTACCGCCTGACATGCAACTCCCCCGGCGAGTGCCAATGGACTCAAGTCCCCGATAGCGCTTCTTACCTGAATAACATGGTAGGCACCATGACCTTCATCGAAGCCGGCGCGCCCTACAACGCAGCCATGACACTGAACATCAGCGCAAGAGGGACCGCATTCTCCTACCAGGCGACTTGCACGCCGAGAACAAAGCCCATCACTATTCAGACTACCGATTCTGAGGGGAGGTTTACTGATTTCCCTGTGAGGGCACCTAATCTGGTGGATTGCACATCAACTTCGATGGGGAAGGAGCCGACGCCGACGTTTGAGCTTGACGGGACGACGGGGGTGTACAAGATGGTTGTTATCACGCAGGGGGTGGAGAAATTAGATCTAGGCGCTGCGCCTACGGGGCTCATCACGACCGGTGGGGTGTACGAGTCTCGGGATGAATGTGAGTACTTGATTTTACTTCAAAAAAGAACAGGGGAAGATGAGCTAATGCTTCTTGTCTACCAGCTTCTGGttcatcttcttcgtcgtcgtcgtcgtcgtcgtcgttttCATCTTCAACGGGCGCAACGGACGCTCCAGCGGCCAACACGCAAACTCCAGACTCTGCTGGGGGTAAGCTTGTCACTTCCAGCCTTGGGATGGCAGGCTTTGTTGTGCTCATGGCAGCACTGTTTGCTTGATCATGATTTGAATCTGGATAGAGCTCTACCAAATCAACTGGGAGTAGCCGGACAATCGAGCCAAGTTCCTCACACCTTATTAGCCCATCATGTGTTTCGGCTTGTCTCTACCCAAACCTGTATCCAGCGATAGTCTGATTTCCCATTGCGCTTATGCAGTCCCtgtgaaagaaaaaaaataactaAAGTAACAGTGCCAGAACTGACAACGTCAAATTCAAGTGCTGACATTGGAGAACGATGATTCAGGGGCAACCAAAAGTGGTCTCCACAACGGCTTTTCACCCATTGCTGTAAAAACATGATAGTAAAATATTCCCCTTTCTTTTTGGATACACTGCACAAAAAATTCTTGACGGTTTTCGAAAGAAAATGAAAGTGAGAGAGATGTAAGGACTAAAAAACAAGTCtaaaacatacaacaccagggattccccagtggtcacccacctgagtactagtctGGCAGTCAGCTGTTtgactaggggagagcggacgggatcccgtattttcagctgcttatggtcgtatgtgctTATTTGAGTGGAAGAATGATATTATGAGGGAGgtttgctggtggaggaggcaaGTAGAAGTGCGAGGTGAGACTAGTGGGTGATGGGTGTGGTTAGATAGGGAGAGAAAGAGTAATAGTGAGAGTTGAATCAAGTGGGTACGAGTTTCTACGATGGTTGGGCAGTAACGGTCGGGTGATGAGTTGGTGCTAGCACTGCTGGGTCGTGCCGTCTTTTTGTTCAAGTGAGGATAAATCCCCCGTGTTTTTATCTaactccctccctctctctctctctttttttttttttttttttttttttttttttttttttatcatTTTGAAAAATGTGTTGCGAAACTGTCAAGATCATTTTCAGTAAGATAACTATATAACTGTTGGGAacaaaaaaagttttttgGGTGGTGTGTTTACGATACAGCTGTTGTCGTCGGTGGAATAAGCTGTGCATAAATGTTGGTTGCCCCTTGTTACCAGCCCCTGGAATCGTTGCACAATGTCAACAATAACCACGTTGCTATAGCTCTTCAACAGCATCACAAAACTCATCACTTCCCTCAGattcttcttcatcgtcttTGCTAATACTTTCCAGCAGCTCATTAAACGCCTGACGAAGCTCTGCTGTCGACTCTCGCTGGTTGAAGATTTCGATGGgcgtcttcatcttctgaCCGCCGTCCAGATCATCAGCAAGCCCCCGCATCTTGGCGTCTGTAAAGATTTTGAGCATCTCGACATCGGCAACTGCCGCCAAGTAGTGAAGAATACTCTTCCCGTCTCGGTTTTTATAGCGATAATCACTACCGCGCTCAAGTAGAATTCTGACGTTTTCATGCCGCGAGTAGAAGACAGCATAGATGAGGGGTGTGTCACCATCCTTGTCAACATGATTGACATTAGCACCAAGCTCGACGAGTAAAGTTACTGCATTTGGGCTCGTTCGCGAAGCGGCAAAACAGAGAGGTGTCGCGCCTCTCCATGTCTCGCAATTGACATCAGCGCCATGTTGCCTGAGCAATGACACGATCCTACCGTCAACCGCATGCCCTATTGCGTTTACAGCACAAATGATTGGTGTTGTGCCGCGATCATCAATGACCGCGTTCACATCTGCACCGGCCTCAACAAGCAGTTTGGCTACTTCGTAGTGGCTGAACCAACATGCTTGAAATAGGGGTGGCGTCCCGTGTTTCTTTTTCAACGATACCGACGCGCCCGCCTTCAGGAGTTTCGAGGCGGCTTCTGTGTCTCCCTTAAATGCTGCCATATCAAGTGGGCTCCATGTGCTCTCCGGATCAACATGGTTCAAGTAGGAGAGGTACTCCGGCTTGCCGAGAGCTTCTTCAAGATTCGCGTGTAGCACTCCGCTGACAATAAGGTGTAAAGGAGATAACTGAATACTTTCGAAGGCGGGTATCAACTCTATGAGCTCATGGGACCCAGGTCTGCCGGACAGGTGTATCTGAATCGCTTCGTATAGGACCTTGGGGTCCCTGTCAGCCTCAGCGAATGGGTCAGCCCCTGCTTGTAATAGAAGTCGAATCATGGGGATGTTGACCCTATAAAGCGCTGCGAGCAATGGGGTCTCGTCGGTATTGCCTCGAACGTCGTATACAGATGCACGCTTGTCTTGAAGTAATTGTCTGACCCCTTCGACATTCCCTCTTTCAATGCAACCAAAGATGTTTGTGGCCGTGCCCGGTGTTCCAGTTTCCAGACGGTTGAACATGCGGATGTTTAATTCGGGTGTGCCATGCATATTGCTTGAAAAGAAGGCTGATATGCCTCCTCGGTATAGCCAGTTCGGGCAGTTGTAGTGGAGCATGACCTCTTTAGCCCGGGGCAAGTTTGTGTTGACACAAGCCTGAGACGTGCATTCTCCGCCGATAGAGCCACCAGACACTCTAACCACCAGGCCGAATAATGACAACTTCCAGGTGTTGTACTGTAGCAAATAGTTCGCTATTACGTGACATCGACAGGGACAATGGAAATCgcagcgacgacgacgttGACGGTGGCGGTTACATGGGGCCTGCGGATATGTGTTTCGTACTTCGATGCCTTCATTTTCCATAGCGCGATCGTTCGACTGTCGCAGGCTGGCAAGACAATCCTCCAATCTCGCCATCTGTCGAAGAATTGGATCTCTCACTTCGGACAACATATTGGTTCTCAGGTCTTCGACCTTGGAGACCACCTCTGGCATTATCTCGCTCGCCAAAGCATGAGAAATGTGGGACTTGAGCTCAGCTGTCGACCGTTCAACCGCCGCGCCGATACCAAGAGACACCCGgcttcaacagcaacattACAGTCAGCAGCGCTAACCTCACAG is a window of Podospora pseudopauciseta strain CBS 411.78 chromosome 1, whole genome shotgun sequence DNA encoding:
- a CDS encoding hypothetical protein (COG:O; EggNog:ENOG503NVI6), with the translated sequence MGKDNAGEEMMNKTRRRSEPWDDLQLPDGHKRLVQSLIESHSDHEGPRSLHFDLERGSPFSYTGCLVLEKHQQLNAKDSKIGPVWNGRRIRNAFRSAVALAGYRSSGGRIKLEREHFERVSAVSHEFNHYRWSIQSETDSAKAERWGYRIDEYRTDETIHLQSQHNHSDNRRPAEGPGHVMFGQMGTVPNVNTPAGSAAPFMHAGFQHFGQQGGGFYNPQPQQPHAAAFPVITGVAPGPLQQQNQQLGYPMAAPPQHYGAGCGGPTASRSLDFTG
- a CDS encoding hypothetical protein (COG:S; EggNog:ENOG50) is translated as MLSKTGSGVLLLQAASLLSGAAARCLRTCPADDPLLNLLRSESASSDFCRDFLGLPVSTLETTVTPTVVATVTETSYVTEVVTQVDTTITVTLPADESPSTTVTVTPAKRDNAYPTWLPTSYGEKYISQACSCLSLPPAISTVTSTADAVTLTDATTITETTTETIHTTAIATETAKPAPKPVKRMIKIEVIRKNAGTPLGWIYNSNGPAITTSNNQQPTLFEFNLLENETVGSQLRLSSSFGPLGFNKDSHPSNIVELEDNYGSLKFVAPTEPGAVPQTVDAGKNKYASDIWSVDTETREITWQWVATNGGVPDIKLYYVSGRLYPVGDVERFMYATSNAIGAREEVRLVYTLVGESVL
- a CDS encoding hypothetical protein (EggNog:ENOG503NXTW; COG:M) gives rise to the protein MEVLGAILGVSTIVVRTSSTVYSLVDTWREAPEGLHRLLDDLRRSQQFFEETEAGLREMYLGLSEEALKSASFASVAEMLVGLFEDATVVIGRIEKVIENIIDGDGLESGEWKPEDLGKRRKLAWLRQSTTVAGLRKSLKSATLAIYRLLVVQNIRVSLGIGAAVERSTAELKSHISHALASEIMPEVVSKVEDLRTNMLSEVRDPILRQMARLEDCLASLRQSNDRAMENEGIEVRNTYPQAPCNRHRQRRRRCDFHCPCRCHVIANYLLQYNTWKLSLFGLVVRVSGGSIGGECTSQACVNTNLPRAKEVMLHYNCPNWLYRGGISAFFSSNMHGTPELNIRMFNRLETGTPGTATNIFGCIERGNVEGVRQLLQDKRASVYDVRGNTDETPLLAALYRVNIPMIRLLLQAGADPFAEADRDPKVLYEAIQIHLSGRPGSHELIELIPAFESIQLSPLHLIVSGVLHANLEEALGKPEYLSYLNHVDPESTWSPLDMAAFKGDTEAASKLLKAGASVSLKKKHGTPPLFQACWFSHYEVAKLLVEAGADVNAVIDDRGTTPIICAVNAIGHAVDGRIVSLLRQHGADVNCETWRGATPLCFAASRTSPNAVTLLVELGANVNHVDKDGDTPLIYAVFYSRHENVRILLERGSDYRYKNRDGKSILHYLAAVADVEMLKIFTDAKMRGLADDLDGGQKMKTPIEIFNQRESTAELRQAFNELLESISKDDEEESEGSDEFCDAVEEL